A genomic stretch from Plutella xylostella chromosome 14, ilPluXylo3.1, whole genome shotgun sequence includes:
- the LOC119694258 gene encoding fibrohexamerin, with protein sequence MNLEVHKFVALYVIITEQNRDIYRPCPYYDLLCIRRYLSKHSNCKIAQGPVPDPLYRAQSNLFLPTVNITLTMNGLSIGGLNGVVREFYVNRKDHLTILAVEFSNVTLRSDTAVFQYHRRGQEPIITNSSTNELFPSFTTTTVFRGVDHLDLANSETTTFLNVQPVVGVDPSAGESSGKFSDPTIPARFAFFLANINVVAQEAFLTAGVFYGATYIQYDICDFGLRLN encoded by the exons ataagtttgtcgcactgtacgtAATCATTACAGAGCAAAACAGAGACATCTACCGGCCGTGCCCCTACTACGACCTCCTCTGCATCCGTCGGTATCTCTCCAAGCACTCCAACTGCAAGATCGCTCAAGGCCCGGTCCCTGACCCCCTGTACCGAGCCCAGTCCAACTTGTTCTTGCCGACTGTCAACATCACCTTGACAATGAATGGATTAAGCATTGGTGGGCTGAATGGAGTTGTAAGAGAGtttta CGTTAACAGAAAAGACCATCTAACAATTTTGGCTGTAGAATTCAGTAACGTGACTTTGAGGTCGGATACCGCTGTGTTTCAGTACCACAGAAGGGGTCAGGAACCTATTATTACTAATTCCAGCACCAATGAATTGTTTC cATCGTTTACAACGACAACAGTGTTCCGTGGAGTAGACCACTTAGACCTGGCGAACAGTGAGACCACGACATTCCTGAACGTACAACCCGTGGTCGGTGTAGACCCTAGTGCTGGTGAATCTTCTGGTAAAT tttcAGATCCTACAATACCAGCTAGGTTTGCCTTCTTTCTGGCTAACATCAATGTGGTTGCTCAAGAGGCTTTTCTAACAGCTGGAGTCTTCTACGGTGCTACTTATATTCAATATGATATCTGCGATTTTGGACTTCGGCTTAATTGA
- the LOC105385819 gene encoding uncharacterized protein LOC105385819, which translates to MQLTVCPYSLDRQTDRAVLTLLFRNYRLNTTVDYYRYHRVGKEPAITKTVGGTYFPSLTTTTIFRGIDSLDLQTADTTGYVDGLPVEVITPSAGVHPDPVVQRTFAVFLAGLLIAVEETLLTESPWAAATFIEHTICDFGIRPL; encoded by the exons atgcagctgactgtatgTCCTTACAGCTTGGACCGGCAGACGGACAGGGCAGTACTGACGTTGCTGTTCAGGAACTACCGTCTGAACACCACAGTGGACTACTACCGCTACCACAGGGTCGGCAAGGAGCCAGCTATCACCAAGACCGTTGGAGGCACTTATTTCC CGTCTCTGACGACCACCACCATATTCCGAGGCATCGATAGTCTGGACCTGCAGACGGCAGACACCACGGGCTACGTGGACGGGCTGCCGGTAGAAGTCATCACCCCCAGCGCCGGGGTCCATCCAG ATCCCGTCGTCCAGAGAACATTCGCAGTTTTCCTCGCAGGTTTGCTGATAGCGGTTGAAGAGACTTTGCTCACCGAGTCTCCTTGGGCCGCCGCTACTTTCATAGAACACACTATTTGTGACTTTGGTATCAGACCTTTATAA
- the LOC125489516 gene encoding fibrohexamerin-like has product MGKMEKVISYFSFVFFVIVSVDMKEQHQYIIIPGFDLKDTEREFAEQDADIYRPCPSYDLLCIRRYLSEHSKCKIANGPVPDPFFRIQSDNFYPTFNMSATQSEVLYGGLNGVVKEFYVNRKSALTILAVDFQNVTLNVREVIVRYHRRGQQAIVTNSTLDRERYASFRTTTVFNGFAELELENSETTAYVDSPPAVIVGPELGVHPDPTIALRFAAFIANLPVITQENFLTSAPFYASTYIQYVLCDFGLMIK; this is encoded by the exons ATGGGCAAAATGGAGAAagtaatttcatatttttcctttgtattttttgtcattGTGTCGGTGGATATGAAGGAACAACAccagtatattattatacctggTTTTGATTTAAAAGACACAGAACGTGAGTTTGCAG AGCAAGACGCAGACATCTACCGTCCTTGTCCGTCGTACGATCTGCTCTGCATACGTCGGTACTTGTCGGAACACTCAAAATGCAAAATTGCCAATGGACCAGTCCCGGACCCATTTTTCCGCATCCAGAGTGATAACTTTTATCCCACTTTTAATATGTCTGCCACTCAATCTGAAGTTCTTTACGGGGGTCTCAATGGAGTCGTAAAGGAgtttta CGTAAACAGAAAGTCTGCGTTAACGATACTAGCTGTTGACTTCCAAAACGTGACCCTCAATGTGAGAGAGGTCATCGTCCGATACCACCGGAGGGGTCAGCAGGCCATCGTCACTAACTCTACACTTGACCGAGAGAGATACG ctTCCTTCAGAACTACTACAGTTTTTAATGGATTCGCCGAATTGGAGTTGGAAAATAGTGAAACAACCGCTTATGTGGACAGTCCACCTGCAGTTATAGTCGGACCTGAGCTAGGAGTACATCCAG atCCAACGATAGCTTTGAGGTTTGCAGCATTCATAGCAAATCTTCCGGTTATAACTCAAGAGAATTTCCTGACTTCAGCTCCGTTCTACGCTAGCACTTACATTCAGTACGTGCTGTGTGATTTTGGTTTAATgattaaataa